From a single Crateriforma spongiae genomic region:
- a CDS encoding alginate export family protein, whose product MHRSKILRMLWGSRWIATPLAAVLMAAGANANDYLAAEGELQSVTVQTTGEEISGDSIQPMVDFEALESEQAYNAQVGFHECAPAATCNCCQTTCCTKEKKEAATKAMKSAFAGVFYANKFDYLNDPCYDGPSFCGDCLKGMSTPLGTLSLGGETRFRYHNERNHRGVGITGRDDNFWLFRQRLYADWKLNDMVRFYAEGLHAESMGEQFNARPIEVNNMDFLNLFVDVNLLSGNAGKLTARLGRQELLYGAQRTVSPLDWANTRRTFEGVRLLYQNDDTSLDGFWTEFVPVDPRDGDEGDNNQQFYGVYGTQKNTALGQLEGYYLGYDNDTANFSFHTIGGRSSGSSDGGILYDFESAYQFGENSNGSDHSAAFVTAGLGRKVNTALWSPTVWLYYDYASGDDDFANAAPGDDGYNHLFPLAHKYNGFMDLFGRRNLHDLNVFSLTPLSDKVSLILWYHYFALAEATTPYSVVMTPYNTTSPAGDRELGHEIDVLFNINLNPRNNILVGYSHFSAGDYYDTTMGLPAGVADDADADFFYAQFQTRY is encoded by the coding sequence ATGCATAGATCAAAAATTTTACGGATGCTTTGGGGCTCGCGGTGGATCGCCACTCCATTGGCCGCGGTGCTAATGGCCGCCGGTGCCAACGCGAATGACTATTTGGCGGCTGAGGGCGAGTTGCAGTCGGTCACCGTCCAAACGACGGGCGAAGAAATTTCCGGCGATTCGATTCAGCCGATGGTGGATTTCGAGGCGCTGGAGTCTGAGCAGGCGTACAACGCCCAAGTCGGGTTTCACGAATGTGCACCCGCAGCGACGTGCAACTGCTGCCAGACGACATGTTGCACCAAAGAGAAGAAAGAAGCTGCCACAAAGGCGATGAAATCGGCATTCGCCGGTGTCTTCTATGCCAACAAATTCGACTATTTGAACGATCCCTGCTATGACGGTCCGTCATTCTGCGGTGATTGTTTGAAGGGGATGTCGACGCCGCTGGGCACGTTAAGCTTGGGTGGCGAAACACGATTTCGCTATCACAATGAGCGGAACCACCGTGGCGTTGGAATTACAGGCCGTGACGACAACTTTTGGTTGTTCCGTCAAAGGTTGTATGCGGACTGGAAGCTAAACGACATGGTCCGGTTCTACGCCGAGGGCCTACATGCGGAATCGATGGGCGAACAATTCAACGCTCGTCCCATCGAAGTCAACAACATGGACTTCTTGAATCTGTTCGTGGATGTCAATCTGCTTAGCGGAAACGCTGGCAAATTGACGGCTCGTTTGGGGCGTCAAGAGTTGTTGTACGGTGCCCAGCGAACAGTATCGCCTTTGGATTGGGCCAACACGCGGCGAACGTTCGAAGGTGTTCGTTTGCTGTACCAGAACGATGATACGTCATTGGACGGATTCTGGACGGAGTTCGTGCCTGTCGATCCGCGTGATGGTGATGAAGGGGACAACAACCAGCAGTTTTATGGTGTCTACGGTACCCAGAAGAACACCGCATTGGGGCAGTTGGAAGGTTACTACCTAGGCTACGACAACGACACTGCGAATTTTTCGTTCCACACCATCGGTGGTCGCAGCAGTGGTAGTTCCGATGGCGGAATTCTGTATGACTTCGAAAGTGCGTACCAATTCGGTGAAAACAGCAACGGATCGGATCACTCCGCCGCTTTCGTCACCGCCGGCTTGGGGCGCAAGGTGAACACGGCTTTATGGAGTCCCACGGTTTGGTTGTATTACGACTACGCCAGTGGTGATGATGACTTTGCCAACGCTGCACCTGGTGACGACGGGTACAACCATCTGTTCCCGTTGGCCCACAAGTACAACGGTTTCATGGATCTGTTCGGGCGTCGAAACTTGCACGACTTGAACGTGTTTTCATTGACGCCGCTAAGCGACAAGGTCTCGTTGATCCTTTGGTATCACTACTTTGCGTTGGCCGAAGCCACGACGCCGTATAGTGTTGTCATGACGCCGTATAACACAACGTCTCCCGCGGGCGATCGAGAGCTTGGGCATGAAATTGACGTGCTATTCAATATCAACCTGAATCCACGCAACAATATTTTGGTCGGGTACTCGCACTTCTCCGCTGGTGACTACTACGACACGACGATGGGCTTGCCCGCCGGCGTCGCGGACGATGCCGATGCGGACTTCTTTTACGCCCAATTCCAAACCCGCTATTAA
- a CDS encoding dihydrodipicolinate synthase family protein, which translates to MKRLEGIIPPLVTPLLDRDSLDRDGLDRLVEHVIAGGVSGIFLLGTTGEAPNLSYRLRRELIDLVCRQVNGRVPVLVGISDTAFIESVSLANSAAESGADALVLTTPYYFPVGQTELLGYIRRLTPQLPLPLMLYNMPALTKLQFETETLRQLAEVDQIIGVKDSSGDMDYFADLLTLRNDRPDWSFFLGPEHLLIPGVQMGADGGVNGGANIFPQIFTQAFQAARDGDEAACVRFQCSIDDLQQIYEIGKYASRHIKATKSALSILEICSDFMAEPFHHFKSPERQKVSTILAKLDALSRHT; encoded by the coding sequence ATGAAGCGACTTGAGGGTATTATCCCACCCCTGGTGACACCGTTGCTTGATCGCGACTCCCTGGACCGCGATGGGCTTGATCGCTTGGTCGAACATGTGATCGCGGGGGGAGTCAGCGGGATCTTTCTACTTGGAACCACGGGTGAAGCCCCGAACCTTAGTTACCGACTGCGTCGTGAACTGATCGACCTTGTCTGTCGTCAGGTCAACGGACGCGTTCCGGTCTTGGTTGGGATCAGTGATACCGCGTTTATCGAAAGCGTTTCGCTGGCCAACAGCGCCGCCGAATCGGGTGCCGACGCACTTGTGCTGACGACGCCCTACTATTTTCCGGTTGGACAAACAGAATTGCTGGGCTATATCCGTCGACTGACGCCACAGCTTCCATTGCCATTGATGCTGTACAACATGCCGGCACTGACAAAGCTTCAGTTCGAAACGGAAACGCTTCGGCAATTGGCAGAGGTCGATCAGATCATCGGCGTCAAAGACAGCAGTGGTGATATGGATTATTTCGCCGACTTGTTGACCCTGCGCAATGATCGCCCGGATTGGTCATTCTTTCTGGGCCCCGAACACCTGTTGATCCCGGGCGTCCAGATGGGAGCTGACGGTGGAGTCAACGGCGGGGCAAACATCTTCCCACAGATCTTCACCCAGGCATTTCAAGCCGCTCGCGATGGCGATGAAGCCGCATGCGTCCGTTTCCAATGTTCGATTGATGATCTGCAACAGATCTACGAAATCGGCAAATACGCATCGCGTCATATCAAGGCAACCAAGAGCGCGTTGTCCATTCTGGAGATCTGCAGTGACTTCATGGCCGAACCGTTCCATCATTTCAAATCGCCCGAACGTCAGAAAGTGTCGACCATCCTTGCAAAGCTAGACGCACTCAGTCGACACACGTAG
- a CDS encoding sodium:solute symporter — protein MHTPSFHPADWVVLCLYFVATMGIGAFFYRKTRNTEGFTAANHALPGWVCGLSIFATFLSSISYLALPGKSFAGNWNPFVFSLSIPLVTWIAVRWFLPYYRNSGQVSAYAALETRFGVWARVYASVFYLLTQIARIAVVLYLMALPMQVLFGWDIQVVLVVTGICVTFYAFVGGILAVIWTDAIQAIVLMAGAVLCLGLMLANVPGGLPAVIEVANSGDKFSLGDFGWSTTKPTFWVVLVYGIVINLQNFGIDQSYVQRYVASSSDREAKKSLWLGGLLYVPVSALFFLIGTTLFVYYGADRPQGSERIAAVENIVARQRALQSGLDEGTPEFDAFQSETAVDLDLADIGDRVFPHFIGTSLPPGMTGLLIAAVFAAAMSTVSTSLNSSATLIMSDFYRRFVSPWASEQQQMRVLYAGTILWGILGTLLSLVLVRLTQSALDMWWTLSGIFGGGMCGLFLLGMISRRVQNTAAVAGVVAGVSVILWLSIPQLTAAPSAADTDDRLHAFLIPVIGTTTIILVGFAVGIFFKGTPRNEAT, from the coding sequence ATGCATACCCCATCGTTTCATCCCGCCGACTGGGTCGTACTGTGCCTGTACTTCGTGGCGACCATGGGCATCGGAGCATTCTTTTACCGAAAGACACGAAACACCGAAGGCTTCACTGCGGCCAATCACGCTCTGCCGGGTTGGGTTTGTGGATTGTCGATCTTTGCAACGTTCCTTAGCAGCATCAGCTACTTGGCACTTCCGGGAAAATCGTTTGCCGGAAATTGGAACCCGTTTGTCTTTTCGCTTTCCATCCCGCTGGTCACATGGATCGCCGTCCGTTGGTTCCTTCCTTACTACCGAAACTCGGGACAAGTTTCAGCGTACGCGGCACTGGAAACTCGTTTTGGCGTATGGGCACGTGTCTATGCCAGCGTGTTTTACTTGTTGACACAAATCGCCCGTATTGCGGTGGTGCTATACCTGATGGCCTTGCCCATGCAGGTTTTGTTCGGATGGGACATACAAGTGGTGCTTGTGGTCACGGGGATCTGCGTGACCTTCTATGCCTTCGTCGGCGGGATCTTGGCGGTGATTTGGACTGATGCGATCCAAGCCATTGTCTTGATGGCCGGCGCTGTTCTTTGCTTGGGACTGATGCTAGCGAACGTCCCCGGCGGATTGCCTGCGGTCATCGAAGTTGCCAACAGCGGAGACAAGTTTTCGCTGGGGGATTTCGGATGGTCCACGACCAAACCAACGTTCTGGGTGGTGCTGGTATATGGAATCGTCATCAACCTTCAAAACTTTGGGATCGACCAGAGCTATGTCCAGCGATACGTCGCATCGAGTTCAGACCGCGAAGCCAAGAAGAGTCTTTGGCTTGGCGGACTGCTGTACGTTCCGGTCAGCGCGCTGTTCTTTCTGATCGGGACCACCCTTTTCGTCTACTACGGGGCCGACCGGCCCCAGGGTTCCGAGCGCATTGCGGCGGTGGAGAACATCGTTGCCAGACAACGAGCTCTTCAATCCGGCCTGGACGAGGGGACGCCAGAATTTGACGCATTCCAGTCTGAAACGGCGGTCGACTTGGACCTTGCCGACATCGGAGACCGTGTTTTCCCGCACTTCATCGGAACGTCTTTACCACCGGGAATGACAGGACTGTTAATCGCGGCGGTTTTTGCCGCGGCGATGAGCACGGTGTCGACCAGCTTGAATTCATCGGCCACGCTGATCATGAGCGATTTTTACCGACGCTTTGTTTCGCCCTGGGCATCGGAGCAACAACAAATGCGAGTCCTTTATGCCGGGACGATTCTGTGGGGTATCCTGGGCACGCTTCTTTCACTAGTACTCGTCAGACTGACGCAGAGCGCATTAGACATGTGGTGGACATTGTCGGGCATTTTTGGCGGCGGCATGTGCGGTCTGTTTCTGCTTGGCATGATCAGCCGACGTGTCCAGAACACTGCGGCGGTCGCCGGCGTTGTAGCCGGAGTGTCCGTAATACTGTGGCTTTCGATCCCACAGTTGACCGCAGCCCCATCTGCGGCCGATACAGACGACCGACTGCATGCATTCCTGATCCCCGTGATTGGCACGACCACCATCATTCTTGTCGGCTTTGCGGTCGGCATCTTCTTCAAAGGCACCCCCAGAAATGAAGCGACTTGA
- a CDS encoding GntR family transcriptional regulator, protein MQETNAQRAYDYLRNCLVQGEFLPGARIRYGPVGKKLGISATPVREAIGQLANEGFVELVPQLGAVVRQISRDEVIELYELREAIEPYATARAAERIEQSQLDQIGKQLDRMTQLTERTRQSSSRSVPKKTVRSFEQADLAFHMLIIEATGNRTMLRTVGNSHLLTGIFSVARHGYDAGVMQATCDDHKRILTSLQRKKPDAARDAMAVHIRNGLEVSLAGIIDDDHRWWDASTR, encoded by the coding sequence ATGCAGGAAACGAACGCCCAAAGGGCCTATGACTATCTTCGAAACTGCCTGGTCCAGGGCGAATTCCTTCCGGGCGCACGCATCCGCTACGGACCGGTCGGAAAAAAGCTCGGAATCAGTGCAACGCCGGTGCGCGAAGCAATCGGCCAATTGGCCAACGAAGGATTCGTCGAATTGGTTCCGCAACTCGGCGCGGTGGTTCGACAAATCAGTCGCGACGAAGTGATCGAGCTCTACGAATTGCGCGAAGCGATCGAACCCTACGCGACCGCGCGAGCGGCCGAACGGATCGAGCAATCGCAACTTGATCAGATCGGCAAGCAACTGGATCGCATGACCCAGTTGACCGAACGGACGCGTCAATCATCATCGAGAAGCGTACCCAAGAAGACTGTTCGCAGTTTTGAACAAGCCGACTTGGCTTTTCATATGCTGATCATTGAGGCAACGGGAAATCGCACGATGCTGCGAACCGTCGGTAATTCACACCTTTTGACGGGAATTTTCTCGGTGGCCCGTCACGGATACGACGCGGGGGTGATGCAAGCGACCTGCGACGACCACAAGCGAATCCTAACGTCATTGCAACGCAAAAAACCCGATGCGGCCCGCGATGCGATGGCGGTGCATATCCGCAATGGCCTTGAAGTTTCGCTCGCTGGGATCATCGACGACGACCATCGCTGGTGGGACGCTTCAACTCGCTAG
- a CDS encoding NirA family protein, with product MSNMNGFTEEQKQYLAGFTMGSDVARAVNGLPVVSGSGATASAIRIGSGGASVDGQPLVAGPDQLALEAQDRFTAAGQKLAKEEQAKRDKNPLDMWDEIIARSDAGEFPKGTDVFLHKFHGMFYVTPAQDAYMMRLRIPGGMLRGWQLTGLADLADRSAGGYLDITTRANLQLREIPADQARSVLYGVRELDLVSLGSGGDNIRNCTASCLSGIDPDELVETIPFARRMHHYILNHREMYGLPRKFNIAFDGGGRIASLDDTNDIGFRAVRVPESSEGPDLPAGVYFQLTLGGITGHRDFARDTGVLLTGDETMAVAGAIVRVFVKNGDRTDRKKARLKYLLDDWGFDKFLEEVEAEWGQKLRRVDDDRVEAVDHEDRFAHVGVHPQRQVGKSYVGVVFPVGRMTSEQARVLARLADRYGNGEIRLTVWQNLILPNIDDADLPAVLQGIRDCGLEWQASSVRAGLVACTGSAGCKFAGADTKANAMELATHLESQFDLDVPINIHLTGCHHSCAQHYIGDIGLIACKVEKGDDMVDGYHIVIGGGWGSRQKIGRQIYEFVPFENVPAVVTAVIAAYMERRSQGESFDQFAARQTDDELKGMAVAVN from the coding sequence ATGTCAAACATGAACGGTTTTACGGAAGAACAAAAACAGTACCTTGCCGGCTTTACGATGGGCAGCGACGTCGCGCGTGCCGTCAACGGTTTACCTGTGGTCTCCGGAAGTGGCGCGACGGCTTCGGCAATCCGTATCGGATCTGGCGGAGCGTCAGTTGATGGGCAGCCTCTGGTTGCTGGACCCGATCAGTTGGCGTTGGAGGCCCAGGATCGCTTCACCGCTGCGGGGCAGAAGTTGGCAAAAGAAGAACAGGCGAAGCGGGACAAGAACCCGTTGGATATGTGGGACGAAATCATCGCACGCAGCGACGCGGGAGAGTTTCCGAAAGGAACCGATGTGTTTCTCCACAAATTCCACGGCATGTTCTACGTGACACCTGCGCAAGACGCATACATGATGCGTTTGCGAATTCCCGGAGGCATGCTTCGCGGGTGGCAATTGACCGGTCTAGCTGATTTGGCGGACCGATCTGCAGGCGGCTATTTGGACATCACAACTCGCGCGAATCTGCAACTGCGAGAGATCCCTGCTGACCAAGCCCGCAGCGTCTTGTACGGCGTTCGCGAACTGGATTTGGTCAGTCTAGGCAGCGGGGGGGACAACATTCGCAATTGTACGGCCAGTTGTCTTTCGGGAATCGACCCAGACGAATTGGTGGAGACGATTCCTTTTGCTCGCCGAATGCACCACTACATTTTGAATCATCGCGAGATGTATGGTCTTCCCCGGAAATTCAATATCGCTTTTGATGGCGGCGGACGCATCGCATCGTTGGACGACACCAACGACATTGGGTTTCGCGCCGTTCGTGTGCCGGAGTCCAGCGAGGGGCCCGATCTGCCCGCGGGTGTCTATTTTCAACTGACCTTGGGCGGTATCACGGGGCACCGCGATTTTGCACGGGACACCGGGGTCTTGTTGACGGGTGATGAAACCATGGCCGTTGCCGGTGCGATTGTCCGTGTCTTCGTCAAGAACGGTGATCGAACCGACCGCAAGAAGGCACGCTTGAAATACCTATTGGATGACTGGGGTTTTGACAAGTTCTTGGAAGAGGTTGAAGCCGAATGGGGCCAAAAACTTCGGCGAGTCGACGACGACCGCGTCGAGGCGGTGGACCATGAAGATCGCTTTGCGCATGTGGGGGTCCACCCGCAACGGCAAGTCGGCAAAAGCTATGTCGGCGTCGTCTTTCCCGTGGGGCGAATGACCAGTGAACAAGCGAGGGTTCTTGCCCGGTTGGCGGACCGCTACGGGAATGGAGAGATCCGATTGACGGTTTGGCAAAACCTGATTCTGCCGAACATCGACGATGCTGATCTTCCGGCAGTCTTGCAGGGGATCCGCGATTGCGGTTTGGAGTGGCAGGCCAGTTCGGTCCGAGCAGGATTAGTTGCGTGCACAGGGTCGGCGGGCTGTAAGTTTGCCGGCGCCGACACCAAGGCCAACGCTATGGAGTTGGCGACACATCTGGAGTCGCAATTTGACTTGGATGTTCCGATCAATATCCATCTGACTGGTTGTCACCACAGTTGTGCACAGCATTACATCGGTGATATCGGATTGATTGCATGCAAGGTTGAGAAAGGTGATGACATGGTCGATGGCTATCACATCGTTATCGGCGGAGGTTGGGGAAGTCGGCAAAAGATCGGAAGGCAAATCTATGAATTCGTCCCTTTTGAAAACGTTCCGGCTGTTGTCACCGCGGTGATCGCCGCATACATGGAAAGACGAAGCCAGGGCGAGTCGTTTGATCAATTTGCCGCCCGCCAAACGGATGATGAATTGAAAGGAATGGCCGTGGCCGTCAACTAA
- a CDS encoding molybdopterin oxidoreductase family protein, translating into MSLVPPDSVSADLTKGSDEGFRFQLPQFLQARTGTMTRELLLQPGKHGLGMTPDSLLADTTTTATCGYCATGCGLRLHLRDGEAVGLTPETNYPVNMGMACPKGWEALRVLDSEHRATHPLMRDPSGELVETDWSDALQKFCDGFRKVQQNHGPESVAFLSTGQIACEEMAFLGALAKFGMGMRHGDGNTRQCMATAVTAYKESFGFDAPPFTYADFEQSDCLVFVGANPCIGHPIMWERVLRNPNQPDIIVLDPRRTETANAATQHLQLRPKCDLKVLYAITNVLIVEGFVDHEFVNAHTSGYDDLVRCVRDFSVESVAEESGLDAERIREAARTIGRSGAVSLWWTMGVNQSYEGVRTAQAIINIALLTGNIGRPGTGPNSITGQCNAMGSRLWSNTTNLLGHRKFECEQDRVDVADILGIDVARIPTEGSWAYDRIIDGIRNGEIRGLWVIATNPAHSWIQRNELRELLGQLDFFVVQDMYRNTDTVAHADLVLPAAGWGEKDGTFINSERRYGRIKKVKRAPGLALADFQIFRAIAHAWGCGDMFRGWTDPESVFQIMKRLSAGRPCDITGIEGFEQLDQCGGIQWPWSTEDAQRGAPEQERRLFADGVFCTEDGRAKLIVDQITPTPETPCDDYPFWLLTGRGSVSQWHTQTRTDKSPVLRKLYPNQPYIEINPSDAARLMITNGGLVSVRSRRGEVTVRSAVTTSVAAGQLFMPMHYEEANVLTLSHFDPHSRQPSYKDCAVDLEPLKD; encoded by the coding sequence ATGAGTCTAGTGCCACCGGATTCCGTTTCGGCGGATCTAACCAAGGGATCGGACGAGGGTTTCCGATTCCAGTTGCCTCAGTTTTTGCAAGCTCGAACCGGGACGATGACCCGGGAACTGCTGTTGCAACCGGGCAAGCATGGTCTGGGAATGACACCGGATTCATTGCTTGCAGACACAACCACAACCGCCACGTGTGGTTACTGTGCGACCGGATGTGGTTTGCGATTGCATCTTCGCGACGGGGAAGCGGTCGGCTTGACTCCCGAAACCAACTATCCGGTCAACATGGGAATGGCATGTCCGAAAGGATGGGAGGCACTGCGGGTATTGGATTCGGAACACCGGGCCACACATCCATTGATGCGTGATCCGTCCGGGGAGTTGGTGGAAACCGATTGGAGTGACGCACTTCAGAAATTTTGTGATGGATTTCGGAAGGTTCAGCAGAACCATGGGCCTGAATCCGTCGCGTTTCTATCGACGGGCCAGATCGCCTGTGAAGAAATGGCATTCCTGGGGGCGTTGGCCAAATTCGGAATGGGGATGCGGCATGGTGACGGAAACACGCGTCAATGCATGGCGACTGCAGTCACCGCGTACAAAGAATCGTTCGGTTTTGATGCCCCGCCTTTCACTTACGCCGATTTCGAACAGAGTGATTGCCTGGTATTCGTCGGGGCCAACCCGTGCATCGGTCACCCGATCATGTGGGAACGCGTGCTTCGCAATCCCAATCAGCCCGACATCATCGTGTTGGACCCGCGACGCACCGAAACCGCGAATGCAGCCACGCAGCACCTGCAGCTTCGTCCAAAGTGTGATTTGAAAGTTCTTTATGCGATCACGAATGTTTTGATTGTCGAAGGTTTCGTTGATCATGAATTCGTCAACGCGCACACCAGCGGGTATGACGATCTGGTGCGTTGTGTTCGGGACTTCTCGGTGGAATCGGTTGCCGAAGAATCAGGGCTGGACGCCGAACGCATTCGAGAAGCTGCACGCACCATCGGTCGATCCGGCGCGGTGTCGTTGTGGTGGACGATGGGGGTCAATCAGAGTTATGAGGGCGTGCGAACGGCACAGGCCATCATTAACATCGCACTGTTGACTGGAAATATTGGACGACCTGGGACAGGTCCCAACAGCATCACGGGGCAATGTAATGCGATGGGGTCACGGTTGTGGAGTAACACGACCAATTTGTTGGGGCATCGCAAGTTTGAATGCGAACAAGATCGAGTGGACGTCGCCGACATCCTTGGGATTGATGTCGCCCGTATCCCAACGGAAGGAAGCTGGGCGTACGACCGAATCATCGATGGAATTAGAAACGGCGAAATCCGTGGGCTGTGGGTGATTGCGACCAATCCGGCCCACAGTTGGATTCAAAGAAACGAGCTGCGCGAATTGTTGGGGCAGTTGGATTTTTTTGTCGTTCAGGACATGTATCGCAACACCGACACGGTGGCACATGCTGATTTGGTGCTTCCCGCGGCAGGTTGGGGCGAGAAGGATGGGACGTTTATAAACAGCGAACGGCGGTACGGGCGCATCAAGAAAGTGAAGCGAGCGCCGGGACTGGCGTTGGCGGATTTCCAAATCTTTCGCGCGATTGCCCACGCTTGGGGATGCGGCGACATGTTTCGCGGTTGGACCGATCCTGAAAGCGTCTTCCAGATAATGAAACGACTCAGTGCGGGCCGACCTTGCGATATCACCGGCATCGAGGGGTTTGAACAACTGGATCAATGCGGCGGAATCCAGTGGCCTTGGTCAACCGAGGATGCCCAACGCGGTGCGCCCGAGCAAGAGCGGCGACTTTTTGCCGACGGTGTTTTTTGTACCGAAGATGGTCGTGCCAAACTGATCGTCGACCAAATCACTCCAACGCCCGAAACGCCCTGCGACGACTATCCATTTTGGTTGTTGACCGGGCGTGGTTCGGTCAGTCAGTGGCATACACAAACCCGCACCGACAAAAGTCCGGTTCTGCGGAAGCTTTATCCCAACCAGCCCTACATCGAAATCAACCCGAGCGATGCGGCCCGATTGATGATCACCAATGGTGGGCTTGTCAGTGTTCGTTCACGACGTGGGGAAGTCACTGTGCGATCCGCCGTGACGACCTCCGTTGCCGCCGGGCAGCTATTCATGCCGATGCACTATGAAGAAGCCAATGTGCTGACGCTTTCGCATTTCGATCCGCATAGTCGCCAACCTAGCTATAAGGATTGTGCCGTCGATTTGGAACCTTTGAAAGACTAA
- a CDS encoding sulfite reductase subunit alpha — protein MSSFIPDSAPFNEEQRAWLNGFFAGLTGIQGDAGAVGQAVLSGVDQAAITASTVEEQDDDCPWHDPSLPIVDRMDMAADRPLKRKLMAAMAQLDCGSCGYVCESYAEAIASGDESNLSLCSPGGKETKQMIKKLLADAPAETNGAPSGNGSAKSNGSAASKNGESGYSRKNPYTAKLLESRCLNLEGSAKDTRHVVIDLVGSGMKYNVGDALGVYPTNCGDLVEQIVRTLAADPNVSVESPLGGMKPFAQSLCEDCCLKDPSDELLELLAGRVVDDSVRDQLNQLIRDGVPDGFDVLDALEIAKDVRVTSGEFIERLEPLNPRLYSIASSMKAVGDQVHLTVGKVTYDRTGRTRKGVASTMLADRIPQGDSVRVFVQPNHAGFTVPSDPACPMIMVGPGTGIAPFIAFLQERAATKATGENWLFFGDQHESSDFLYRDDLQRYKDDGVLTRLDTAFSRDSEQKLYVQDRMTQNASELYQWLQRGACFYICGDASRMAKDVDQTLRKIIADEGQMSPEAADKFVDQMIADGRYHRDVY, from the coding sequence ATGTCCAGCTTTATTCCTGATTCGGCACCCTTTAACGAAGAACAGCGTGCTTGGTTGAATGGATTCTTCGCGGGACTGACGGGGATTCAGGGGGATGCCGGAGCGGTCGGTCAAGCCGTGCTTTCCGGTGTCGATCAAGCCGCAATCACGGCTTCAACTGTGGAGGAACAGGATGACGATTGTCCCTGGCATGATCCTTCGCTTCCGATCGTCGACCGAATGGACATGGCGGCGGATCGCCCATTGAAGCGAAAGCTGATGGCCGCGATGGCGCAATTGGATTGTGGGTCGTGTGGCTATGTGTGTGAATCTTATGCCGAGGCAATTGCATCGGGCGACGAATCAAATCTGTCGCTCTGCAGTCCCGGCGGCAAAGAAACCAAACAGATGATCAAGAAGTTGTTGGCCGATGCGCCCGCAGAGACCAATGGGGCACCGTCGGGAAATGGCAGCGCGAAGTCAAACGGGAGTGCTGCATCGAAGAACGGCGAATCCGGGTACAGTCGGAAGAACCCGTACACCGCGAAATTGTTGGAATCGCGGTGTCTGAATTTGGAAGGTTCCGCCAAAGACACTCGGCATGTCGTCATTGATTTGGTGGGGTCCGGGATGAAATACAACGTCGGTGACGCATTGGGGGTCTATCCGACGAATTGCGGTGACTTGGTCGAACAGATAGTACGGACTCTTGCCGCCGATCCGAACGTTTCGGTGGAATCTCCGCTTGGTGGAATGAAACCATTTGCGCAATCGCTTTGCGAAGACTGTTGCTTGAAAGATCCCAGTGACGAATTGCTGGAGTTGCTAGCCGGTCGCGTCGTCGATGATTCGGTTCGCGATCAACTGAATCAGCTGATCCGTGACGGTGTTCCCGACGGGTTTGATGTTCTGGACGCGTTGGAGATAGCGAAAGACGTGCGTGTTACCTCCGGTGAATTCATCGAACGTTTGGAACCGCTGAACCCACGCCTTTATTCGATCGCCAGCAGTATGAAAGCGGTCGGCGACCAAGTGCATTTGACCGTCGGCAAAGTGACTTACGATCGTACCGGTCGCACCCGGAAAGGCGTTGCCAGCACGATGCTGGCTGATCGAATTCCACAGGGCGATTCCGTACGTGTTTTTGTGCAGCCGAACCACGCCGGTTTTACGGTTCCCTCGGACCCCGCATGTCCCATGATCATGGTCGGCCCGGGGACCGGGATTGCTCCGTTCATTGCGTTCCTGCAGGAGCGTGCCGCCACCAAGGCAACGGGTGAGAACTGGTTGTTCTTCGGTGACCAACACGAGTCAAGCGACTTTCTGTATCGCGATGACCTTCAACGGTACAAGGATGATGGTGTGCTGACCCGTTTGGACACCGCATTCAGTCGTGATTCCGAACAGAAATTGTATGTGCAAGATCGGATGACACAGAACGCGTCGGAGCTGTACCAATGGTTGCAGCGCGGGGCCTGTTTTTACATCTGCGGTGACGCATCACGAATGGCCAAAGACGTTGACCAAACGCTGCGTAAGATCATTGCGGACGAAGGCCAGATGTCGCCCGAAGCTGCAGACAAGTTTGTCGACCAGATGATTGCTGACGGACGATACCACCGCGATGTCTACTAG